The Cyclopterus lumpus isolate fCycLum1 chromosome 6, fCycLum1.pri, whole genome shotgun sequence genome contains a region encoding:
- the exoc3l1 gene encoding exocyst complex component 3-like protein isoform X3 — MCALSPPPRLLCVPLPALDPQCRPRSEGASSGRRAAENPNPMSAGDQKSGGDKPEDALPVATVWPEVARAECLARGAALKWASGVFCRPEHLERLSQYRKRESQRTSSIHTRLKSMIQSYLEGVGWGLEQLREARLELREVSHAVKKAGLESSRNAEGVKSLERLREVSVSHRQLLAAVSNLPRLYSVRSMVLETERLVESRRLLEAHARLMDLECWQDDILWQLHGAAGTAGSALSAEDQELVAKYFSGVGQLVDALGKELWAVVSSALALAQQNPTPFVSAVRIVEREEALDRALLEERGRTRGTSRPLPPGRPRCWRACFFQVLDEAVSARFRSVSYLHTRGPGLAGHLSALQHGIMADLATVRHLLEHCVPPHYRLTGAYLRAGHRCLHAHLAQVSSWDLESGEIFAVLNWVLHIYNSPDMMGHPELVAEMEKVELGPLISTEGLEQLQNKYVQSVRKSVSEWMHKALQVELQDWQRDQEPDTDHEGFYQTSLPTIITQMLEENARVARMIGESLRDQTIQMGLYEMENLLNRFREALVEFGKEHRRNPSNIKNKFYLHYLLASISNCIILKKSTESLQKQQSSRSAGQFSRTPPDPLAALDRAVRRACRLVMDQLLQDLQPFLSGLLTRAWLVQGDPTPKLCHVLERHLELHGRVRPPCRQRLQEEAQWLTVVEYVRALMQKRLVCRNAEERRQLAQQMVQDDQRFREILHGLEGEGSVPEVNPLSLLSVLADFLRLKDPGMLTLEVSGLAAKYPDIGEEHVSVLLDIRGDVSRDIRGAVLDLLEQSAPPLPAGYRPIFTDILVPPSTMAFCLPTAKCA; from the exons AGGTGGCGAGGGCCGAGTGTCTGGCCCGCGGCGCCGCCCTGAAGTGGGCGTCGGGTGTTTTCTGTCGGCCTGAGCACCTGGAGCGACTGAGCCAATACAGGAAGAGGGAGAGTCAGAGGACTTCCTCCATACACACCCGACTCAAG TCCATGATCCAGTCGTACCTGGAGGGGGTGGGCTGGGGTCTGGAGCAGCTCCGGGAGGCCAGGTTGGAGCTGAGGGAGGTGTCGCACGCTGTGAAGAAAGCGGGGCTGGAGTCCAGTCGGAACGCAGAGGGGGTGAAGTCCCTGGAGAGGCTGAGAGAAGTGTCGGTCAGCCATCGTCAGCTCCTCGCTGCTGTCAGCAACCTGCCGCGCCTCTACTCTG TGCGTAGCATGGTGTTGGAGACCGAGCGCCTGGTGGAGTCCCGGCGGCTCCTGGAGGCCCACGCCCGTCTTATGGATCTGGAGTGCTGGCAGGACGACATCCTCTGGCAGCTCCACGGGGCTGCTGGGACGGCAGGAAGTGCGCTCAGTGCAGAGGACCAGGAGCTCGTGGCCAAATACTTCTCTGGTGTCGGGCAGCTGGTGGACGCCCTGG GTAAGGAGCTGTGGGCGGTGGTGAGCAGCGCTCTGGCCCTGGCCCAACAGAACCCCACGCCGTTCGTATCAGCGGTGAGGATCGTGGAGCGGGAGGAGGCCCTGGACCGAGCCCTACTGGAGGAGCGAGGGAGGACCAGAGGCACCAGCAGGCCCCTGCCCCCGGGACGACCTCGCTGCTGGAGAGCATGCTTCTTCCAG GTACTCGATGAGGCGGTCTCAGCGCGGTTCCGCAGCGTTTCCTACCTGCACACGCGCGGCCCGGGTCTAGCAGGCCACCTCTCTGCTCTGCAGCACGGCATCATGGCTGACCTGGCCACGGTGCGCCACCTGCTGGAGCATTGCGTCCCACCGCACTACCGGCTGACGGGGGCCTACCTGAGGGCCGGCCACCGCTGTCTACACGCTCACCTGGCACAG GTTAGCAGCTGGGACCTGGAGAGTGGGGAAATCTTTGCTGTGCTCAACTGGGTGCTCCACATCTACAACAG CCCAGACATGATGGGTCATCCAGAGCTGGTGGCCGAGATGGAGAAAGTGGAGCTCGGGCCTCTCATCTCCACCGAGGGACTGGAGCAGCTGCAGAACAAATACGTGCAGAGTGTTCGG AAGAGTGTCTCTGAGTGGATGCACAAAGCTCTACAAGTGGAGCTGCAAGACTGGCAGAGAGACCAGGAACCAGATACAGACCATGAAGGTTTCTACCAGACCAGCCTGCCCACTATCAttacacag ATGCTGGAGGAGAACGCGCGGGTGGCTCGGATGATCGGAGAGTCTCTGCGAGATCAGACGATACAGATGGGACTGTATGAGATGGAGAACCTCCTAAACAG GTTTCGAGAAGCTCTGGTGGAATTTGGGAAGGAGCATCGCAGGAATCCGAGCAACATCAAAAACAAGTTCTACCTCCACTATCTGCTGGCCTCCATCAGCAACTGCATCATCCTGAA GAAGTCCACAGAGAGTCTGCAGAAGCAGCAGTCGTCCCGCTCGGCAGGACAGTTCTCTCGGACTCCTCCAGACCCCCTGGCAGCTCTGGACCGGGCTGTGAGACGGGCGTGTCGCCTGGTGATGGATCAGCTCCTGCAGGACCTCCAGCCCTTCCTCTCGGGCCTGCTGACCCGAGCCTGGCTGGTCCAGGGAGACCCCACCCCCAAACTCTGCCACGTCCTGGAGCGCCACCTGGAGCTGCACGGCCGCGTTCGACCCCCCTGCAGACAG CGTCTGCAGGAGGAGGCCCAGTGGCTGACGGTGGTGGAGTACGTCAGGGCTCTGATGCAGAAGAGGCTGGTGTGTCGCAACGCCGAGGAGAGAAGGCAGCTCGCCCAGCAGATGGTTCAGGACGACCAGCGGTTCAGAGAAATCCTCCACGGGCTG GAGGGGGAAGGCTCGGTACCTGAAGTGAATCCTCTGTCCTTACTGTCCGTCCTTGCTGACTTCCTCCGACTGAAAGACCCCGGCATGCTCACTCTGGAGGTTTCTGGACTCGCAGCCAAATACCCCGACATCGG TGAAGagcatgtgtctgtgctgctggACATCCGTGGTGATGTCTCCAGGGACATCAGAGGGGCCGTGCTGGACTTGCTGGAGCAGAGCGCCCCCCCTCTGCCTGCGGGGTACCGGCCCATCTTCACCGACATCCTGGTGCCCCCCTCCACCATGGCCTTCTGTCTGCCCACCGCCAAGTGTGCGTGA
- the exoc3l1 gene encoding exocyst complex component 3-like protein isoform X1 has product MCALSPPPRLLCVPLPALDPQCRPRSEGASSGRRAAENPNPMSAGDQKSGGDKPEDALPVATVWPEVARAECLARGAALKWASGVFCRPEHLERLSQYRKRESQRTSSIHTRLKVTSQTHTNTYASRHNVTSGYEMIWEVWQLCTLEDLAVVTAAAVLPMLLSFQSMIQSYLEGVGWGLEQLREARLELREVSHAVKKAGLESSRNAEGVKSLERLREVSVSHRQLLAAVSNLPRLYSVRSMVLETERLVESRRLLEAHARLMDLECWQDDILWQLHGAAGTAGSALSAEDQELVAKYFSGVGQLVDALGKELWAVVSSALALAQQNPTPFVSAVRIVEREEALDRALLEERGRTRGTSRPLPPGRPRCWRACFFQVLDEAVSARFRSVSYLHTRGPGLAGHLSALQHGIMADLATVRHLLEHCVPPHYRLTGAYLRAGHRCLHAHLAQVSSWDLESGEIFAVLNWVLHIYNSPDMMGHPELVAEMEKVELGPLISTEGLEQLQNKYVQSVRKSVSEWMHKALQVELQDWQRDQEPDTDHEGFYQTSLPTIITQMLEENARVARMIGESLRDQTIQMGLYEMENLLNRFREALVEFGKEHRRNPSNIKNKFYLHYLLASISNCIILKKSTESLQKQQSSRSAGQFSRTPPDPLAALDRAVRRACRLVMDQLLQDLQPFLSGLLTRAWLVQGDPTPKLCHVLERHLELHGRVRPPCRQRLQEEAQWLTVVEYVRALMQKRLVCRNAEERRQLAQQMVQDDQRFREILHGLEGEGSVPEVNPLSLLSVLADFLRLKDPGMLTLEVSGLAAKYPDIGEEHVSVLLDIRGDVSRDIRGAVLDLLEQSAPPLPAGYRPIFTDILVPPSTMAFCLPTAKCA; this is encoded by the exons AGGTGGCGAGGGCCGAGTGTCTGGCCCGCGGCGCCGCCCTGAAGTGGGCGTCGGGTGTTTTCTGTCGGCCTGAGCACCTGGAGCGACTGAGCCAATACAGGAAGAGGGAGAGTCAGAGGACTTCCTCCATACACACCCGACTCAAGGTgacctcacagacacacaccaacacatacGCATCACGACACAACGTGACCTCAGGTTATGAAATGATTTGGGAAGTGTGGCAGCTGTGCACGTTAGAAGACCTCGCTGTAGTCACAGCAGCCGCTGTGCTGCCGATGCTGCTTTCCTTCCAGTCCATGATCCAGTCGTACCTGGAGGGGGTGGGCTGGGGTCTGGAGCAGCTCCGGGAGGCCAGGTTGGAGCTGAGGGAGGTGTCGCACGCTGTGAAGAAAGCGGGGCTGGAGTCCAGTCGGAACGCAGAGGGGGTGAAGTCCCTGGAGAGGCTGAGAGAAGTGTCGGTCAGCCATCGTCAGCTCCTCGCTGCTGTCAGCAACCTGCCGCGCCTCTACTCTG TGCGTAGCATGGTGTTGGAGACCGAGCGCCTGGTGGAGTCCCGGCGGCTCCTGGAGGCCCACGCCCGTCTTATGGATCTGGAGTGCTGGCAGGACGACATCCTCTGGCAGCTCCACGGGGCTGCTGGGACGGCAGGAAGTGCGCTCAGTGCAGAGGACCAGGAGCTCGTGGCCAAATACTTCTCTGGTGTCGGGCAGCTGGTGGACGCCCTGG GTAAGGAGCTGTGGGCGGTGGTGAGCAGCGCTCTGGCCCTGGCCCAACAGAACCCCACGCCGTTCGTATCAGCGGTGAGGATCGTGGAGCGGGAGGAGGCCCTGGACCGAGCCCTACTGGAGGAGCGAGGGAGGACCAGAGGCACCAGCAGGCCCCTGCCCCCGGGACGACCTCGCTGCTGGAGAGCATGCTTCTTCCAG GTACTCGATGAGGCGGTCTCAGCGCGGTTCCGCAGCGTTTCCTACCTGCACACGCGCGGCCCGGGTCTAGCAGGCCACCTCTCTGCTCTGCAGCACGGCATCATGGCTGACCTGGCCACGGTGCGCCACCTGCTGGAGCATTGCGTCCCACCGCACTACCGGCTGACGGGGGCCTACCTGAGGGCCGGCCACCGCTGTCTACACGCTCACCTGGCACAG GTTAGCAGCTGGGACCTGGAGAGTGGGGAAATCTTTGCTGTGCTCAACTGGGTGCTCCACATCTACAACAG CCCAGACATGATGGGTCATCCAGAGCTGGTGGCCGAGATGGAGAAAGTGGAGCTCGGGCCTCTCATCTCCACCGAGGGACTGGAGCAGCTGCAGAACAAATACGTGCAGAGTGTTCGG AAGAGTGTCTCTGAGTGGATGCACAAAGCTCTACAAGTGGAGCTGCAAGACTGGCAGAGAGACCAGGAACCAGATACAGACCATGAAGGTTTCTACCAGACCAGCCTGCCCACTATCAttacacag ATGCTGGAGGAGAACGCGCGGGTGGCTCGGATGATCGGAGAGTCTCTGCGAGATCAGACGATACAGATGGGACTGTATGAGATGGAGAACCTCCTAAACAG GTTTCGAGAAGCTCTGGTGGAATTTGGGAAGGAGCATCGCAGGAATCCGAGCAACATCAAAAACAAGTTCTACCTCCACTATCTGCTGGCCTCCATCAGCAACTGCATCATCCTGAA GAAGTCCACAGAGAGTCTGCAGAAGCAGCAGTCGTCCCGCTCGGCAGGACAGTTCTCTCGGACTCCTCCAGACCCCCTGGCAGCTCTGGACCGGGCTGTGAGACGGGCGTGTCGCCTGGTGATGGATCAGCTCCTGCAGGACCTCCAGCCCTTCCTCTCGGGCCTGCTGACCCGAGCCTGGCTGGTCCAGGGAGACCCCACCCCCAAACTCTGCCACGTCCTGGAGCGCCACCTGGAGCTGCACGGCCGCGTTCGACCCCCCTGCAGACAG CGTCTGCAGGAGGAGGCCCAGTGGCTGACGGTGGTGGAGTACGTCAGGGCTCTGATGCAGAAGAGGCTGGTGTGTCGCAACGCCGAGGAGAGAAGGCAGCTCGCCCAGCAGATGGTTCAGGACGACCAGCGGTTCAGAGAAATCCTCCACGGGCTG GAGGGGGAAGGCTCGGTACCTGAAGTGAATCCTCTGTCCTTACTGTCCGTCCTTGCTGACTTCCTCCGACTGAAAGACCCCGGCATGCTCACTCTGGAGGTTTCTGGACTCGCAGCCAAATACCCCGACATCGG TGAAGagcatgtgtctgtgctgctggACATCCGTGGTGATGTCTCCAGGGACATCAGAGGGGCCGTGCTGGACTTGCTGGAGCAGAGCGCCCCCCCTCTGCCTGCGGGGTACCGGCCCATCTTCACCGACATCCTGGTGCCCCCCTCCACCATGGCCTTCTGTCTGCCCACCGCCAAGTGTGCGTGA
- the exoc3l1 gene encoding exocyst complex component 3-like protein isoform X2, with amino-acid sequence MCALSPPPRLLCVPLPALDPQCRPRSEGASSGRRAAENPNPMSAGDQKSGGDKPEDALPVATVWPEVARAECLARGAALKWASGVFCRPEHLERLSQYRKRESQRTSSIHTRLKVTSQTHTNTYASRHNVTSGYEMIWEVWQLCTLEDLAVVTAAAVLPMLLSFQSMIQSYLEGVGWGLEQLREARLELREVSHAVKKAGLESSRNAEGVKSLERLREVSVSHRQLLAAVSNLPRLYSVRSMVLETERLVESRRLLEAHARLMDLECWQDDILWQLHGAAGTAGSALSAEDQELVAKYFSGVGQLVDALGKELWAVVSSALALAQQNPTPFVSAVRIVEREEALDRALLEERGRTRGTSRPLPPGRPRCWRACFFQVLDEAVSARFRSVSYLHTRGPGLAGHLSALQHGIMADLATVRHLLEHCVPPHYRLTGAYLRAGHRCLHAHLAQVSSWDLESGEIFAVLNWVLHIYNSPDMMGHPELVAEMEKVELGPLISTEGLEQLQNKYVQSVRSVSEWMHKALQVELQDWQRDQEPDTDHEGFYQTSLPTIITQMLEENARVARMIGESLRDQTIQMGLYEMENLLNRFREALVEFGKEHRRNPSNIKNKFYLHYLLASISNCIILKKSTESLQKQQSSRSAGQFSRTPPDPLAALDRAVRRACRLVMDQLLQDLQPFLSGLLTRAWLVQGDPTPKLCHVLERHLELHGRVRPPCRQRLQEEAQWLTVVEYVRALMQKRLVCRNAEERRQLAQQMVQDDQRFREILHGLEGEGSVPEVNPLSLLSVLADFLRLKDPGMLTLEVSGLAAKYPDIGEEHVSVLLDIRGDVSRDIRGAVLDLLEQSAPPLPAGYRPIFTDILVPPSTMAFCLPTAKCA; translated from the exons AGGTGGCGAGGGCCGAGTGTCTGGCCCGCGGCGCCGCCCTGAAGTGGGCGTCGGGTGTTTTCTGTCGGCCTGAGCACCTGGAGCGACTGAGCCAATACAGGAAGAGGGAGAGTCAGAGGACTTCCTCCATACACACCCGACTCAAGGTgacctcacagacacacaccaacacatacGCATCACGACACAACGTGACCTCAGGTTATGAAATGATTTGGGAAGTGTGGCAGCTGTGCACGTTAGAAGACCTCGCTGTAGTCACAGCAGCCGCTGTGCTGCCGATGCTGCTTTCCTTCCAGTCCATGATCCAGTCGTACCTGGAGGGGGTGGGCTGGGGTCTGGAGCAGCTCCGGGAGGCCAGGTTGGAGCTGAGGGAGGTGTCGCACGCTGTGAAGAAAGCGGGGCTGGAGTCCAGTCGGAACGCAGAGGGGGTGAAGTCCCTGGAGAGGCTGAGAGAAGTGTCGGTCAGCCATCGTCAGCTCCTCGCTGCTGTCAGCAACCTGCCGCGCCTCTACTCTG TGCGTAGCATGGTGTTGGAGACCGAGCGCCTGGTGGAGTCCCGGCGGCTCCTGGAGGCCCACGCCCGTCTTATGGATCTGGAGTGCTGGCAGGACGACATCCTCTGGCAGCTCCACGGGGCTGCTGGGACGGCAGGAAGTGCGCTCAGTGCAGAGGACCAGGAGCTCGTGGCCAAATACTTCTCTGGTGTCGGGCAGCTGGTGGACGCCCTGG GTAAGGAGCTGTGGGCGGTGGTGAGCAGCGCTCTGGCCCTGGCCCAACAGAACCCCACGCCGTTCGTATCAGCGGTGAGGATCGTGGAGCGGGAGGAGGCCCTGGACCGAGCCCTACTGGAGGAGCGAGGGAGGACCAGAGGCACCAGCAGGCCCCTGCCCCCGGGACGACCTCGCTGCTGGAGAGCATGCTTCTTCCAG GTACTCGATGAGGCGGTCTCAGCGCGGTTCCGCAGCGTTTCCTACCTGCACACGCGCGGCCCGGGTCTAGCAGGCCACCTCTCTGCTCTGCAGCACGGCATCATGGCTGACCTGGCCACGGTGCGCCACCTGCTGGAGCATTGCGTCCCACCGCACTACCGGCTGACGGGGGCCTACCTGAGGGCCGGCCACCGCTGTCTACACGCTCACCTGGCACAG GTTAGCAGCTGGGACCTGGAGAGTGGGGAAATCTTTGCTGTGCTCAACTGGGTGCTCCACATCTACAACAG CCCAGACATGATGGGTCATCCAGAGCTGGTGGCCGAGATGGAGAAAGTGGAGCTCGGGCCTCTCATCTCCACCGAGGGACTGGAGCAGCTGCAGAACAAATACGTGCAGAGTGTTCGG AGTGTCTCTGAGTGGATGCACAAAGCTCTACAAGTGGAGCTGCAAGACTGGCAGAGAGACCAGGAACCAGATACAGACCATGAAGGTTTCTACCAGACCAGCCTGCCCACTATCAttacacag ATGCTGGAGGAGAACGCGCGGGTGGCTCGGATGATCGGAGAGTCTCTGCGAGATCAGACGATACAGATGGGACTGTATGAGATGGAGAACCTCCTAAACAG GTTTCGAGAAGCTCTGGTGGAATTTGGGAAGGAGCATCGCAGGAATCCGAGCAACATCAAAAACAAGTTCTACCTCCACTATCTGCTGGCCTCCATCAGCAACTGCATCATCCTGAA GAAGTCCACAGAGAGTCTGCAGAAGCAGCAGTCGTCCCGCTCGGCAGGACAGTTCTCTCGGACTCCTCCAGACCCCCTGGCAGCTCTGGACCGGGCTGTGAGACGGGCGTGTCGCCTGGTGATGGATCAGCTCCTGCAGGACCTCCAGCCCTTCCTCTCGGGCCTGCTGACCCGAGCCTGGCTGGTCCAGGGAGACCCCACCCCCAAACTCTGCCACGTCCTGGAGCGCCACCTGGAGCTGCACGGCCGCGTTCGACCCCCCTGCAGACAG CGTCTGCAGGAGGAGGCCCAGTGGCTGACGGTGGTGGAGTACGTCAGGGCTCTGATGCAGAAGAGGCTGGTGTGTCGCAACGCCGAGGAGAGAAGGCAGCTCGCCCAGCAGATGGTTCAGGACGACCAGCGGTTCAGAGAAATCCTCCACGGGCTG GAGGGGGAAGGCTCGGTACCTGAAGTGAATCCTCTGTCCTTACTGTCCGTCCTTGCTGACTTCCTCCGACTGAAAGACCCCGGCATGCTCACTCTGGAGGTTTCTGGACTCGCAGCCAAATACCCCGACATCGG TGAAGagcatgtgtctgtgctgctggACATCCGTGGTGATGTCTCCAGGGACATCAGAGGGGCCGTGCTGGACTTGCTGGAGCAGAGCGCCCCCCCTCTGCCTGCGGGGTACCGGCCCATCTTCACCGACATCCTGGTGCCCCCCTCCACCATGGCCTTCTGTCTGCCCACCGCCAAGTGTGCGTGA